In Atribacteraceae bacterium, the following proteins share a genomic window:
- the rfbB gene encoding dTDP-glucose 4,6-dehydratase: protein MKTWLVTGGAGFIGSNFVRQCLAQEEALRIINVDKLTYAGNQESLVSVTGRPNYIFIHGDIGNRALIKELLLKYRPGTIVHFAAESHVDRSIDGPADFIQTNIVGTFELLEAARFYWHGLDADQRREFRFLHVSTDEVYGSLGPEGYFTEESLYRPTSPYSASKAASDHLVRAWCHTYALPVLITNCSNNYGPYQFPEKLIPLMILKALVGEPLPVYGDGQNVRDWLYVEDHCQAIRTVLEKGRPGQTYNLGGHCEKTNLEVVKTICALLDELVPDAPFLPRSSLITYVADRPGHDRRYASDAGKIQRELGWAPQETFATGLYKTIRWYLDNKEWWQRVLDGSYRGERLGVIDNA, encoded by the coding sequence ATGAAAACCTGGTTGGTCACCGGCGGGGCCGGCTTTATCGGCAGCAACTTTGTCAGGCAGTGCCTTGCCCAGGAAGAAGCCTTGCGGATTATAAACGTGGACAAACTCACCTACGCGGGAAACCAGGAGTCTCTGGTTTCGGTAACGGGCCGCCCAAACTACATATTTATCCACGGAGATATCGGGAACCGGGCCTTAATCAAGGAATTACTATTGAAATACCGTCCCGGTACCATCGTGCATTTCGCCGCCGAATCCCATGTCGACCGCTCCATCGACGGGCCGGCCGACTTTATCCAGACAAATATTGTCGGAACCTTCGAACTGTTGGAAGCGGCGCGATTCTATTGGCACGGCCTGGATGCTGACCAGCGCCGGGAATTCCGTTTTCTGCACGTCTCCACCGACGAGGTCTATGGCTCCCTCGGCCCGGAAGGCTATTTTACCGAAGAAAGCCTTTACCGCCCCACTTCACCCTATTCCGCATCAAAAGCGGCTTCCGATCACCTGGTGCGCGCCTGGTGCCATACCTACGCTCTACCGGTGCTGATCACCAACTGTTCCAACAACTACGGCCCCTACCAGTTTCCCGAAAAGCTGATCCCCTTAATGATCCTGAAAGCGTTGGTCGGTGAACCGCTGCCGGTTTATGGTGACGGGCAGAACGTACGGGACTGGCTGTACGTGGAAGACCACTGTCAAGCGATCAGAACCGTGCTGGAAAAAGGCCGCCCCGGCCAAACCTATAACCTTGGCGGGCACTGTGAAAAAACAAACCTGGAAGTGGTAAAAACGATCTGCGCCCTCTTGGACGAACTTGTTCCAGATGCACCATTTCTACCCCGCTCCTCCCTCATCACCTACGTTGCCGATCGTCCCGGCCACGACCGGCGCTACGCCAGCGACGCCGGCAAGATTCAGCGTGAATTAGGCTGGGCGCCACAAGAAACGTTTGCCACAGGCCTGTACAAAACCATCCGTTGGTACTTGGATAATAAAGAATGGTGGCAGCGGGTGCTTGACGGAAGCTACCGCGGAGAACGATTAGGAGTGATAGACAATGCATAA